From the genome of Sphingobacterium kitahiroshimense, one region includes:
- the fabF gene encoding beta-ketoacyl-ACP synthase II has product MKRVVITGIGAITPLGNTVDKFWNALIMGQSGAKMITKFDATNFKTKFACEVRDFDPLQFMEKSELRKLDLFTQYALASVHEAIHHAEIDFNLLDKDRIGVIWASGDGGVSTFEQQIAEFKQGNGIPRFSPFFISKRILNIASGVISIKYGLRGVNYTTASACSASNTAIVDAFNYIRWGKADMIITGGSEASITESSIGGFNASKALSTSNEDYLGASRPFDIHRNGFVLGEGAGAIVLESYESAIKRNAPIIAEIIGGSLAADAYHITGTHPEGDGAFLGMKLALEDANIAAKDIEYVNAHATSTPMGDQSELKAMGRMFGFNNEVSISATKSMTGHLLGAAGAIEAIACIKAVQDDIVPPTINSKEIEPEFADKLDLTLGKAKHKKVNIAMSNTFGFGGHIACSIFKKIEH; this is encoded by the coding sequence ATGAAAAGAGTTGTTATAACAGGTATTGGAGCGATTACGCCTTTAGGAAATACCGTAGATAAATTTTGGAATGCACTGATTATGGGACAAAGTGGCGCAAAAATGATTACTAAATTTGATGCGACAAACTTTAAAACAAAATTCGCATGTGAAGTAAGAGATTTCGATCCTTTACAATTCATGGAAAAATCAGAATTACGAAAATTAGATCTTTTTACGCAATATGCATTAGCTAGCGTTCATGAGGCTATTCACCACGCTGAGATTGATTTCAATCTACTGGACAAAGATCGGATAGGTGTTATCTGGGCTTCAGGAGATGGCGGGGTTTCAACATTTGAGCAACAAATAGCGGAGTTTAAGCAAGGAAATGGAATACCACGCTTCAGTCCGTTCTTTATTTCTAAGCGTATTTTAAACATTGCTTCAGGTGTTATCTCCATTAAATATGGACTTAGAGGAGTAAATTATACGACCGCCTCTGCTTGTTCTGCAAGTAATACTGCGATTGTTGATGCCTTTAATTATATCCGCTGGGGCAAAGCAGATATGATTATTACCGGAGGTTCTGAAGCGTCTATAACCGAAAGTTCCATCGGTGGATTTAATGCATCTAAAGCCTTATCAACAAGTAATGAAGATTATTTGGGTGCCTCCCGCCCTTTTGATATTCATCGTAACGGTTTTGTATTAGGAGAAGGTGCTGGGGCTATCGTATTGGAAAGCTATGAAAGTGCGATTAAAAGAAATGCCCCGATTATTGCTGAAATAATTGGAGGAAGTTTAGCGGCGGATGCTTATCATATTACGGGCACACATCCTGAAGGAGACGGGGCATTTCTGGGAATGAAACTTGCTTTGGAGGATGCGAATATCGCTGCAAAAGATATAGAATATGTCAATGCGCACGCAACTTCTACTCCTATGGGCGATCAAAGTGAACTGAAAGCTATGGGAAGAATGTTTGGTTTTAACAACGAGGTATCTATTAGCGCTACAAAATCAATGACAGGGCACTTACTGGGAGCTGCTGGAGCTATCGAAGCTATTGCTTGTATTAAGGCGGTTCAAGATGATATTGTTCCGCCTACGATAAACTCTAAAGAAATAGAACCAGAATTTGCTGATAAATTGGATTTAACTCTCGGAAAAGCAAAGCATAAAAAAGTAAATATAGCCATGAGCAATACTTTTGGTTTTGGTGGTCATATCGCTTGTTCCATTTTCAAAAAAATAGAGCACTA
- a CDS encoding HesA/MoeB/ThiF family protein has translation MQQHSAFDRYSRQVFINEIGVEGQQKIMAAKVLVIGAGGLGSPVLQYLAAAGVGHLGIVDFDHVEIHNLNRQIIHNEKSVHLQKVKSAAVYIRELNSSIQVDSIATKITSENVDVTLAGYDIVVDGSDNFTTRYLVNDACVRSNKVLVYGSILAFEGQMAVFNYMGSKQLRDLFPEPPHPKDVPSCDQYGVLGPLPGIMGSMMAMQVLKIITDLPVDSDKLTLVDTYHWRFTTLSF, from the coding sequence ATGCAACAGCACAGTGCTTTTGATCGATACTCCCGCCAAGTTTTTATTAATGAAATTGGTGTTGAAGGGCAACAGAAAATTATGGCGGCAAAAGTCCTTGTAATTGGAGCAGGTGGACTAGGTTCGCCTGTTCTTCAATATCTCGCTGCTGCTGGAGTAGGTCATTTAGGGATTGTTGATTTTGATCATGTAGAAATTCATAATCTCAACAGACAAATTATACACAATGAAAAAAGTGTACATCTACAAAAAGTAAAAAGTGCGGCAGTATATATCCGCGAACTCAATTCATCCATCCAAGTCGACAGCATTGCGACAAAAATCACTTCGGAGAATGTTGATGTTACCCTAGCGGGATATGACATTGTTGTAGATGGTTCTGATAACTTTACTACACGCTATCTGGTCAACGATGCTTGTGTACGTTCCAACAAAGTTTTGGTGTATGGAAGTATTCTTGCTTTCGAAGGTCAAATGGCTGTTTTCAATTACATGGGCAGTAAACAATTGCGTGATTTATTTCCAGAGCCTCCCCATCCAAAAGATGTTCCTAGCTGTGATCAATATGGGGTATTAGGCCCTCTGCCTGGAATCATGGGAAGTATGATGGCCATGCAGGTATTAAAAATTATAACAGATCTACCTGTTGATTCCGACAAACTGACGCTAGTTGATACTTACCACTGGAGATTCACTACGCTCTCATTTTAA
- a CDS encoding TetR/AcrR family transcriptional regulator has product MSTKEQIIRVADSLIRDKGYNAFSFFDISNAVGIKKASIHYHFPQKIDLGIAVIDYHIENFHKMKKDFEDKSPLQKLDKFLSIYRNIKNDNKICIVGSLSTDYNTLDIGIIEHLKVFSEQVLNWVIAWLKYGQEQGTFHFKGEPRTKAVLLISTMIASVQITRLTGDEDFTLIQKIIKEDLIKND; this is encoded by the coding sequence ATGTCAACAAAAGAACAAATCATACGAGTTGCTGATAGCCTGATTCGGGATAAGGGTTACAATGCCTTTAGCTTTTTTGATATATCTAATGCCGTTGGAATAAAAAAAGCTTCTATTCATTATCATTTTCCACAAAAGATAGATTTGGGAATTGCAGTTATAGATTATCATATTGAAAACTTTCACAAAATGAAAAAGGATTTTGAAGATAAGTCTCCACTACAAAAACTAGACAAGTTCCTCTCTATATACAGGAATATTAAAAATGACAATAAAATATGTATCGTTGGATCGCTATCTACTGATTACAATACTTTAGATATAGGTATAATTGAACATCTAAAGGTTTTTTCCGAACAGGTGTTAAATTGGGTGATTGCATGGCTTAAATATGGTCAAGAACAGGGTACTTTTCATTTTAAAGGTGAGCCTAGAACAAAAGCCGTCTTACTTATTTCCACGATGATTGCAAGTGTACAAATTACTAGACTGACCGGTGATGAAGATTTCACTCTCATACAAAAAATTATTAAAGAAGATTTAATTAAAAACGATTAA